From a single Bemisia tabaci chromosome 10, PGI_BMITA_v3 genomic region:
- the LOC109037791 gene encoding retrovirus-related Pol polyprotein from type-1 retrotransposable element R1, which yields MPLRNLITADLTAVKVNVKREGEDRAREFILASSYLPYELEPPTAELQRLVDYATRGRSRLIVGTDANSHHVAWGSTDTNGRGNQLLEFISSFNLNVLNLGNEPTFVTRNRSEVIDITIASSNAEDWVKDWRVAKELVSLSDHRYITFKLNVEAKSTYFYRNPRRTNWDLYRKELVRRLGEVELRYGNIQELNAAALALEGVITSAYHNSCPEIKRREPTLEWWSPKLGELRQETRKLWNKARRDGSWDEYYTSLNAYNRELRRAKKESWRKFCEEIDTYSDGAKLMRLLAKDPAFKGGNLMKPDGSLTETEAETLEVLLQTHFPECEPLQDENSNEARETQTFVRRTGRLDWHEARETVTVNRLKWAVKSFKPYKAPGPDGILPALLQQGAEILQPALIRILRASLAFGYIPQGWREVRVVFLPKHGRKNFDQAKAYRPICLSSFITKTLERLVDRRMCEGLLRVAPLHSHQHAYQIGKSTETALNSLVEQIERAMKSKEVALAVFLDIEGAFDNTSIDAILNSARTKGLNNTTYRWVEALLRGRHVNADLFGESRRVRATRGCPQGGVISPKLWNLVADELLVRLNEAGYYAQAYADDFVILIRGKHCNDLSDLMSGALRIVEEWCRDKNLRVNPTKTTLVPFTRKYNLGNIQAPSIFGSEIKVADTVKYLGVYLDKRMNWNQHLEHIINRAKRAMNLARRSVGKRWGLKPAITKWVYTSIVRPIITYAACIWWEKTEQKGARNKLDSLQRLACLYTTGAVRTTPTAAMEVMLGLPPLHLAVKGEAVAGAFRLKTNSLDGKLRPRHQSLCESPSFPPALHMVSDQMKTTYNFDIPYRLRISEGEGNQKMVDDALAASEVSYFTDGSKSGDKTGAAVYGNKNCKLKASLGRSTTVNQAELYAIMMAANNAIDKGWRDKRITFFSDSQATLKAVSNFKVNSKLTMEGIQRLTRLANDNHVTLVWVRGHTGVRGNETADRLAKEASEENYIGPEPVFGLTKKGFRTTVRDWVMEEANKEWQNAEGMRHSKQMLEGYSRKMTANLLHRSREQLGILSGLLTGHNLLRKHMHRMGIFKDEPKCRLCEVEEETAEHIIFDCEALEKKRQDIRGDNSWDDCLAPELVAGTLLQLVEGEGFWD from the coding sequence ATGCCGCTAAGAAACCTCATAACTGCAGATCTAACAGCGGTGAAGGTGAATGTAAAAAGAGAAGGGGAGGACAGGGCGAGGGAGTTTATACTTGCATCGTCCTACCTCCCCTACGAATTAGAACCACCAACAGCGGAACTTCAGAGGCTGGTAGACTATGCAACGAGAGGGAGGAGCAGACTGATCGTAGGAACAGACGCAAACTCCCACCACGTCGCATGGGGCAGCACAGACACAAATGGTAGAGGTAACCAACTACTTGAATTTATAAGCAGTTTTAATTTAAACGTTTTGAATTTAGGTAACGAACCAACCTTTGTGACTAGAAACAGGAGTGAGGTCATAGACATCACAATTGCATCTAGCAACGCAGAGGATTGGGTAAAAGACTGGAGGGTGGCTAAGGAGCTGGTCTCCTTGTCAGACCACCGGTATATCACCTTCAAGCTGAATGTAGAGGCCAAAAGCACATACTTCTACAGGAATCCTAGACGTACTAACTGGGACCTTTATCGAAAAGAGCTCGTCAGGAGACTAGGAGAAGTAGAATTGAGGTACGGCAACATTCAGGAGCTAAATGCAGCAGCCCTCGCCTTAGAGGGGGTCATCACATCAGCATATCACAACAGCTGTCCAGAGATCAAGAGAAGGGAACCAACACTGGAATGGTGGAGCCCTAAATTGGGCGAACTAAGACAGGAAACGAGGAAACTCTGGAATAAAGCGAGAAGAGATGGAAGTTGGGACGAATACTACACATCACTAAACGCTTACAACAGAGAGTTAAGAAGGGCGAAAAAAGAGTCCTGGCGGAAGTTCTGCGAAGAGATAGATACATACTCAGACGGAGCTAAACTCATGAGACTCTTAGCAAAAGACCCAGCGTTTAAAGGAGGCAACCTTATGAAACCAGATGGATCGCTAACGGAGACGGAGGCGGAAACACTGGAGGTGCTCCTGCAAACACACTTCCCCGAATGCGAACCGTTACAGGACGAAAACTCGAATGAGGCCAGGGAGACGCAGACCTTCGTAAGGAGGACGGGCAGACTGGACTGGCACGAGGCGAGGGAAACTGTCACGGTCAACAGACTAAAGTGGGCGGTGAAATCTTTCAAACCATACAAGGCACCTGGACCTGACGGAATACTGCCAGCACTATTACAACAGGGAGCTGAAATATTGCAACCTGCGCTTATCAGGATCCTAAGAGCCAGCCTTGCATTTGGTTACATACCTCAAGGGTGGAGGGAGGTCAGAGTGGTCTTTCTGCCCAAGCATGGCCGGAAGAACTTCGACCAGGCCAAGGCATATAGGCCTATCTGTCTTTCTTCATTCATAACTAAAACACTGGAAAGGCTAGTTGACAGAAGGATGTGTGAGGGGCTACTGAGGGTAGCACCATTGCACAGCCACCAACATGCCTACCAGATTGGGAAGTCCACGGAGACAGCACTGAATTCCCTTGTTGAGCAAATCGAACGAGCTATGAAGAGCAAGGAAGTAGCATTAGCTGTTTTTCTCGACATCGAAGGAGCGTTCGACAACACATCCATTGATGCGATATTAAACTCTGCCAGGACAAAAGGGCTGAACAACACCACATACAGATGGGTAGAGGCCCTCCTTAGAGGTCGTCATGTAAATGCAGACTTGTTTGGAGAATCGAGAAGGGTTCGCGCAACCAGGGGCTGCCCCCAAGGGGGAGTCATCTCTCCCAAATTGTGGAACCTGGTAGCAGATGAACTTCTGGTTCGTCTAAATGAGGCTGGATACTATGCGCAAGCATATGCAGATGACTTCGTTATACTGATAAGAGGAAAACACTGCAACGACCTCTCAGACCTAATGAGCGGAGCTCTCAGGATCGTGGAGGAGTGGTGCAGAGATAAGAACCTCAGGGTGAATCCTACGAAGACGACATTGGTCCCATTCACAAGGAAATACAACCTAGGTAACATCCAAGCTCCAAGCATTTTTGGAAGTGAAATTAAGGTGGCTGACACAGTCAAATATCTAGGTGTCTACCTAGATAAAAGAATGAACTGGAACCAGCACCTAGAGCACATCATAAACCGAGCAAAAAGGGCCATGAATTTGGCCAGAAGGTCGGTTGGCAAGAGGTGGGGGCTGAAACCGGCGATAACCAAATGGGTCTATACGTCGATAGTAAGACCCATCATAACATATGCAGCATGCATATGGTGGGAAAAAACGGAGCAAAAGGGAGCTCGGAACAAGCTGGACTCGCTGCAAAGACTGGCATGCTTGTACACGACAGGAGCAGTGAGAACAACTCCAACAGCGGCAATGGAGGTGATGCTAGGCCTGCCACCCCTGCACCTAGCAGTGAAGGGGGAGGCAGTAGCAGGAGCCTTTAGGCTGAAAACCAACAGCTTAGATGGCAAACTGCGGCCAAGACACCAGTCACTCTGTGAGAGTCCAAGCTTCCCTCCGGCTTTACACATGGTCTCTGATCAAATGAAAACAACGTACAACTTCGACATTCCATACAGGCTCCGCATCAGCGAAGGCGAGGGGAACCAGAAAATGGTAGACGATGCCCTGGCTGCCTCGGAAGTTAGCTACTTCACTGACGGATCTAAGTCAGGAGATAAGACAGGAGCAGCGGTGTACGGaaacaaaaactgcaaactgAAGGCGAGTCTCGGCAGGAGCACCACGGTGAACCAGGCGGAGCTATACGCCATAATGATGGCAGCGAATAACGCTATAGACAAAGGCTGGAGAGACAAAAGGATCACCTTTTTCTCGGACAGCCAAGCAACTCTAAAAGCGGTATCAAACTTCAAGGTCAATTCAAAATTGACCATGGAGGGCATACAGAGGCTCACAAGACTGGCCAACGACAACCACGTCACATTGGTGTGGGTTCGTGGGCACACAGGTGTGAGGGGGAACGAAACTGCTGACCGCTTAGCTAAGGAggcatcagaggaaaattacatcggACCAGAACCAGTGTTTGGACTGACCAAAAAAGGATTCAGAACAACAGTGAGGGACTGGGTGATGGAAGAGGCGAACAAAGAGTGGCAGAATGCCGAAGGCATGAGACATTCCAAGCAAATGCTGGAAGgctactcaaggaaaatgactgcAAACCTGTTGCATCGTAGCAGGGAGCAGCTAGGTATACTGTCGGGATTACTGACAGGACACAATCTCCTGCGGAAACACATGCACAGGATGGGTATCTTCAAGGATGAACCAAAGTGTAGGCTGTGTGAGGTAGAAGAGGAAACTGCAGAGCATATCATCTTCGACTGTGAAGCtctggaaaagaaaagacagGACATCCGAGGAGATAACTCCTGGGATGACTGTCTAGCACCTGAGTTAGTTGCGGGCactctcctccaacttgttgAAGGGGAGGGCTTCTGGGACTAA